The genomic region CGGCCGGGCGCACCACTTGGGTTGTACGGCTCATTGGGGCTGGATATCCGCTTGATCGATTTCCACCACGTGGCCGGGGCCGGCATCAAACAACACGTAGAACTCGGCGGACGGTTTCTTGAAGGTCAGCGTCGAGTCTTGCCCCAGCTTGCCGGGCACCAGGATGGTTTCGTCGTAGCCGATCACATCCAGGGTCACCCCCGGCGCGCCGCTGCCATCGGAGAAACCGCCGGTGCACTGGATCTGCTCGCCGGGGATCTCCTTGCATTCGCACATCGGGTTGTGGGCCAGGGCAACGGTGCTGAAGCCGGCACCGAGGATCAGCGCGCCAACGGTACGGGCCAGTTGCGGCAAAGTCATGGTTTAACTCCTCGTTTTTTCAGCCAGTCGATGGTGGCCGGCGATGCCTGGCTCAAGGGGATGGAGGCCTGGTGCATGGCGCCGTCCCAGCCTTCCATGGTGATCCACACTTCGGCGTCCAGTGGTGTGCGTTCGGGGATCGGCAGCATGGCGCCCATGCGGTACGGGGTACCGAAGAAAATCACCCCGGCGGCCCGCAGGCTGCGGGGCTTGCCGATGCGCAGGTAGGTCGCCTTGACCTGGTCGATGCAGGTGGCGCACAGGGCGGCATTGAAGGATTTCATCGGTCCCGCCGGGTCGGGGCGCGGCGGCTCGTTGCGCAACTCGGCGAGCTTCAGGCTCCAGGGACCGACCTGTACTTCGCCGACTTCCCGTTCGCCCAGGCCGCTGTCGCCGCGAAACAGCGCCGCGTCGGCAAAGTACTTGGGCATAAAGCCCAGGGGTACCAGCAACAGCAGGATATTGATGTGGAAGCGCCACTTGAGCCAGAAGGCCCGCAGTGGCGAGGGCGGTTGAACCGTCATGGACTTGTTCATTGATTGCCCTCCGTTGTTTCAGCCTGCAAGACCTGGGTTTTTGCTGGTTGCCGGGATGCCTTGGCTTCACGTTTCAGGGCGTTGAGGGTCGCCAGGGCCGTGCGTTTGGTCCAGATCAGCAGGCCGCTCAAGACCATCATGCTCAACACCAGGCCAAAGAAGGCCCAGATCAGCTTGATCCAGAGGCCGCCAAAATCCCCGGTGTGCAGGGGGCGCATGGATTCGGTGACGAACTCCAGGGCTGAACGGTCGGACAGCAGGTGCGAGACGGCTATTTCGCCGTTGTACGGGTTGATTTCCGCGGTCTGGAACATCAGCGGGTACCAGCCACGCCCGCCGATGCGCAGGTGGCTGTAAGCGTTGCTGGGCAGGCTCACAAAGCTGGCCTCGAGCCCCGGGATACGTTGGGTGGCGATATTGATCGCCTCGTCCAGTGGAATCATGGGTGCCGGTACGCCCGCTGCGGACATTGGCACTTTGTCGCGGGCAATCGCCGGGACGATCGGTTCGCTGGAAATGGTGATCTGGTTATCGCTGAGGGTCGCCTCGATCAGGAACCAGGTGCCGGTGATGGAGATCACCGCGATAAACCAGATCGACCAGATGCCGCTCAATCGATGGAAGTCGCCCCAGAAGATCCGCGCGCCATGGTTGAAGCGCAGGGTCGGCTTGAAAAAGCCTTTCCAGAAACGTTTGTAGATCACAAGGCCGGTGACCAGCGACGCCAACAGCGGCAGGCCCAGCAGCGACACCAGGTACCAGCCCCAGCTGTAACCGTTGGTGAAGGGCACCAGCCACCAGCCGTGGAGTGCACGGGTAAATGCCTGGAAGTTGAACGCCGGGCTGATGCCCTGGATCACCCCGGTATAAGGGTTCACGTAGACCTCCAGCGAGCGCCCATCGGGATAGCTGAGGTTGGCGCTGAGGGCAAAGTGCGACTCATCCGGACGGCTCAGGGACTCGACGATCACCTGGGGTTCGGCGCGCTTGATGGCGCCGATCACTTGGTCGTAGGTGAGCGGTTCGGCATCGTCCGACGGCTTGCTGGCGCGGATGTCCGGGTTGGCCAGCCAGACGATTTCCTGGCTGACCACCGCCAGGGTGCCGGTGACACAGACGATCAGCACAAAGAACCAGATGGGCAAGGCCAGCCAGCTGTGCACGAGAAACCAGAGTTTTGAGCGTGACTTCTTCGACATGTGAATGAGGGTCTTGATCGGAGAGAGGCGGTAAAGGCCCGGAAAACGCCGCCCGTAGCTTTTGCTGACGCGAGCGGCTGTATCTAAGTTAAGACGGATGAGAAATGCAAAACCCTAAGGTGGATATGAAAGAAAATGTTTCGGATAGCCATTCATGCAACACGAAACATGTTTCGAGTCATCACCAAGGCGGGATTGATG from Pseudomonas yamanorum harbors:
- a CDS encoding PepSY-associated TM helix domain-containing protein, giving the protein MSKKSRSKLWFLVHSWLALPIWFFVLIVCVTGTLAVVSQEIVWLANPDIRASKPSDDAEPLTYDQVIGAIKRAEPQVIVESLSRPDESHFALSANLSYPDGRSLEVYVNPYTGVIQGISPAFNFQAFTRALHGWWLVPFTNGYSWGWYLVSLLGLPLLASLVTGLVIYKRFWKGFFKPTLRFNHGARIFWGDFHRLSGIWSIWFIAVISITGTWFLIEATLSDNQITISSEPIVPAIARDKVPMSAAGVPAPMIPLDEAINIATQRIPGLEASFVSLPSNAYSHLRIGGRGWYPLMFQTAEINPYNGEIAVSHLLSDRSALEFVTESMRPLHTGDFGGLWIKLIWAFFGLVLSMMVLSGLLIWTKRTALATLNALKREAKASRQPAKTQVLQAETTEGNQ